From the genome of Castor canadensis chromosome 4, mCasCan1.hap1v2, whole genome shotgun sequence, one region includes:
- the LOC109697076 gene encoding LOW QUALITY PROTEIN: melanoma inhibitory activity protein 2-like (The sequence of the model RefSeq protein was modified relative to this genomic sequence to represent the inferred CDS: inserted 1 base in 1 codon; substituted 1 base at 1 genomic stop codon): MVLSNQDLATAWSHRWAQDCPTAALGDGPKRILQVVTTDRQELRPKPCDFPWELVIYLAIIGLLFFLWLLWRSFQSIRSXLYARREKELAVELAGLIEEKCKLLEVLSLLQKEHDGLASSLKDAGSTETHSFQAACEKVEISKANLEEVLLLGNELIEEKLKHCKQVELNVEMSKMIQCLEDESKHLKSNAAKAKTTLKVLQVKEAHLKDSTTHVLKENSQLQERCDQLLREAESWKEQVSELTKQKLKVEVSVAHAEQLVNAKEDHISSLTERLLKMKVWAAVVEEHMTHDVHVELAMKSGSRSGALSDNHTKEALRKLMFAVKFNASLEQERNQISMQLCEVKRASEDLTEHIKNLHCEQEILQSETTELEVEKKKLCQDVKKLKELYEENGTKVYRKLMAEDHYQRDIEKKLSNTEEKIRQAAEDLDTYKNAARDLEEKLERTNHYYQRQIVSYEQKAHFNSLEVQAAEKQLKYFMKVNASKRQKLLKMELEFERLERVPYASGIANAACGREHFPHDPSPLGQPSPERNGFLSPPILLEGPLRPPPLLPQGGGQGSRSXENPVDPYISNERRQPGNDRLTGLCRAPPETGSLSPPRKQDRIVTPPSDQPCTDPALPPQGRNSNVPVSSPRVQSQVVDPGFVPPIRGPFFPVHPSIQFNGRWPRFPQPAPQNMCGGSAEYFLPRGFPGPPYPPVPMRNVHLPRGFPNYLPPRAVYLPAVPTF; this comes from the exons ATGGTGCTTTCCAA CCAGGACTTGGCAACAGCTTGGAGCCATAGATGGGCCCAAGACTGCCCAACCGCAGCACTTGGGGATGGTCCTAAAAGAATTCTGCAGGTTGTGACCACAGACCGTCAAGAACTGAGACCAAAGCCCTGTGATTTTCCATGGGAGCTAGTGATATACTTGGCTATTattggacttttgttttttctgtggcTTTTGTGGAGAAGTTTTCAATCCATTCGAAGCTGACTCTAtgcaagaagagaaaaggagcttGCTGTAGAGCTTGCGGGACTAATTGAGGAAAAATGTAAGTTACTTGAAGTTCTTAGCCTTCTTCAGAAAGAGCACGATGGCTTAGCGTCATCTTTAAAGGATGCCGGCTCAACAGAAACACACAGTTTCCAGGCAGCCTGTGAAAAGGTGGAGATatccaaggccaacctggagGAAGTGCTCCTCCTAGGAAATGAACTGATAGAAGAGAAATTGAAACACTGTAAACAAGTTGAACTGAACGTGGAAATGTCAAAAATGATACAGTGTCTAGAGGATGAGTCCAAACATCTCAAGTCCAATGCAGCTAAAGCCAAAACAACCTTAAAAGTACTTCAGGTCAAGGAAGCACATCTTAAGGACTCCACCACACATGTTTTGAAGGAAAACTCCCAACTTCAAGAGCGCTGTGACCAGCTGTTACGAGAAGCTGAATCATGGAAGGAGCAAGTGAGTGAACTTActaaacagaaactgaaagttGAAGTGAGTGTGGCACATGCAGAACAACTTGTAAATGCTAAAGAAGATCACATCAGCTCTCTCACTGAACGCTTGCTGAAGATGAAAGTCTGGGCTGCTGTTGTTGAAGAACATATGACACACGATGTCCACGTGGAATTAGCAATGAAGAGTGGATCAAGAAGTGGTGCTCTCTCAGATAATCATACAAAAGAAGCTTTGAGAAAGCTGATGTTTGCTGTGAAGTTCAATGCTTCTTTAGAACAAGAAAGGAACCAAATTAGTATGCAGTTGTGTGAAGTTAAGAGAGCCAGTGAAGACCTTACAGAGCACATTAAAAACCTCCACTGTGAACAAGAAATTTTACAGTCCGAAACTACAGAGTTGGAAGTTGAGAAGAAGAAGCTTTGTCAGGATGttaaaaaacttaaagaactgtatgaagaaaatggaacaaaagtCTACAGGAAACTTATGGCAGAAGATCATTACCAGCGAGACATAGAGAAGAAACTTTCCAACACAGAAGAAAAGATCAGACAGGCAGCTGAAGACCTGGACACCTATAAAAATGCAGCCAGAGATCTGGAAGAAAAGTTGGAGAGAACCAATCATTATTATCAAAGGCAGATTGTTTCTTATGAACAAAAAGCTCACTTTAATTCACTGGAAGTCCAGGCTgctgaaaaacaactcaagtatTTTATGAAAGTAAATGCCAGCAAGAGACAAAAGTTACTTAAAATGGAGTTGGAGTTTGAACGTTTAGAGAGAGTCCCATATGCATCTGGGATTGCAAATGCTGCATGTGGCAGAGAGCATTTTCCACATGATCCCTCACCACTGGGACAACCTTCACCAGAAAGGAAcggcttcctttctcctcctattTTGTTGGAAGGTCCACTCAGACCTCCACCTTTGCTTCCTCAGGGAGGAGGACAAGGCTCAAGAA GGGAGAATCCTGTGGACCCTTACATTAGCAATGAAAGAAGACAACCAGGTAATGACAGGCTGACGGGCCTTTGCAGAGCACCTCCTGAGACTGGATCCCTGTCTCCTCCACGCAAACAGGACAGGATTGTGACGCCTCCATCAGATCAACCATGTACCGATCCAGCTCTTCCTCCACAGGGACGTAATTCAAATGTGCCTGTTTCATCTCCGCGTGTTCAAAGCCAAGTAGTGGATCCTGGTTTTGTTCCCCCTATCAGAGGCCCATTCTTCCCAGTGCATCCAAGCATCCAGTTTAATGGAAGGTGGCCTCGTTTTCCCCAACCTGCACCACAAAATATGTGTGGAGGTTCCGCAGAGTATTTTCTACCAAGGGGTTTCCCTGGCCCACCATATCCTCCAGTTCCAATGAGAAATGTCCATTTACCAAGGGGTTTCCCCAATTATCTTCCCCCAAGAGCTGTGTATCTCCCTGCTGTACCCACATTCTAA